One Halarcobacter ebronensis genomic window carries:
- a CDS encoding DJ-1/PfpI family protein: MNIAIYIYDEAEVLDFSGPYEVFSVANRFLEESKKHKLFLVSQNKEVKARGDYKVLSHYTIDNHPKIDVLVVAGGVHTGELKKDEVISWISKIAKNVKFVASVCTGAFLLAKAEVIKEHKVTTHWEDIPDLKKDFPLLKVVEDVRWVDEGDIITSAGISAGIDMSLHLVSKLYSLELAQKVAKQMQFDWTKDS; encoded by the coding sequence ATGAATATTGCAATTTATATATATGATGAGGCTGAGGTTTTGGATTTTTCTGGACCTTATGAGGTTTTTTCAGTTGCAAATAGATTTTTAGAAGAGAGCAAAAAACATAAGCTTTTTTTAGTCTCTCAAAATAAAGAGGTAAAAGCAAGGGGTGATTATAAAGTTTTATCCCATTATACAATTGATAATCATCCAAAAATTGATGTTTTGGTTGTTGCAGGTGGAGTTCATACAGGTGAACTTAAAAAAGATGAAGTTATCTCTTGGATTTCAAAGATTGCAAAGAATGTAAAATTTGTGGCATCTGTTTGCACAGGAGCATTTTTATTAGCAAAGGCAGAGGTGATAAAAGAGCATAAAGTTACAACACACTGGGAAGATATTCCTGATTTAAAAAAAGATTTTCCACTTTTAAAAGTAGTTGAAGATGTAAGATGGGTAGATGAAGGTGATATTATAACTTCAGCAGGGATATCAGCTGGTATTGATATGAGTTTGCATTTAGTTTCAAAACTTTATAGTTTAGAATTAGCACAAAAAGTTGCAAAACAGATGCAGTTTGACTGGACAAAAGATAGTTAG
- a CDS encoding tRNA threonylcarbamoyladenosine dehydratase codes for MQRYDRTLKLFGEENFKIFQNAKLILLGVGGVGSFALDSLYNTGITNITIVDFDTYEESNMNRQLGSHGNIGRTKVEALKERYPKITPIHAKITPEWIDNFDFSSYDYILDAIDDIKPKVHLINKYYTRVISTSGSAKRLDPSKIEYLSIWDTYNDPFIKKIRTELKKLGFKRKFKVVFSSENPNCLEKGSFEAVTGSFGFMMASVTIKKLINKKK; via the coding sequence ATGCAAAGATATGATAGAACACTGAAACTATTTGGTGAAGAGAATTTTAAAATATTTCAAAATGCAAAGCTAATTCTTCTAGGAGTTGGAGGAGTTGGAAGTTTTGCCCTTGATTCTCTTTACAATACAGGAATTACAAATATAACAATTGTTGATTTTGATACCTATGAAGAATCAAATATGAATAGACAATTGGGAAGTCATGGCAATATTGGAAGAACAAAGGTTGAAGCTTTAAAAGAGAGATACCCAAAAATCACACCAATTCATGCAAAAATAACTCCAGAGTGGATTGATAATTTTGATTTTTCATCTTATGATTATATTTTGGATGCTATTGATGATATTAAACCAAAAGTTCACCTTATAAATAAATATTATACAAGAGTAATCTCTACAAGCGGAAGTGCGAAAAGGCTAGATCCAAGCAAAATAGAGTATTTATCAATTTGGGATACATATAATGATCCTTTTATTAAAAAAATTAGAACTGAATTAAAAAAACTAGGCTTTAAAAGAAAATTTAAAGTTGTTTTTTCAAGTGAAAACCCTAATTGCTTGGAAAAAGGAAGCTTTGAAGCAGTTACTGGCTCTTTTGGTTTTATGATGGCTTCAGTTACAATTAAAAAACTAATTAATAAGAAAAAGTAA
- a CDS encoding chemotaxis protein CheV — protein sequence MSGINSVEQMTQGHLRNVQQLAVFYTGHNNIYAINIAKVKAFIITEEVTINDTPTNTNVIAGIATIRGEPVTLVNLDAWLGHPGHAIQDYKLIIYCEFNHKKVGFLIKDMLDIVEKTTDELRHSEETNSKITYTTYVRVHNKDELCTVFNAEQLLKDLGWVDDGEDTLNKYVESPFDTSRLILAAEDSNVAREVLIKFFKKAKANYEVYTDGAQLLKRLEELDPEDIGLVITDIEMPAADGFQVASFIKGNDEYCNIPIVVNSSMTTDAVKNKMLQIGVEGFIGKTDIQALYQAVKQYLR from the coding sequence ATGAGTGGTATCAATAGTGTTGAACAAATGACACAAGGTCACCTAAGAAATGTTCAGCAGTTAGCAGTATTTTATACGGGTCACAATAATATTTATGCAATTAACATTGCTAAAGTTAAAGCATTTATTATTACTGAAGAAGTTACAATAAATGACACTCCAACAAACACTAATGTAATTGCAGGAATTGCAACTATTAGAGGGGAGCCTGTGACACTTGTTAATCTAGATGCTTGGCTTGGACATCCTGGACATGCTATTCAAGATTATAAATTAATTATCTATTGTGAATTTAACCATAAAAAAGTTGGTTTTCTGATCAAAGATATGCTTGATATAGTTGAAAAAACAACAGATGAACTTAGACATTCAGAAGAGACAAACTCTAAAATAACTTATACTACATATGTAAGAGTTCATAATAAAGATGAACTATGTACTGTATTTAATGCTGAGCAATTATTAAAAGATTTAGGTTGGGTTGATGATGGTGAAGATACACTAAATAAATATGTGGAATCACCTTTTGATACTTCAAGACTAATTTTAGCAGCTGAAGATTCAAATGTTGCTAGAGAAGTTTTAATTAAATTCTTTAAAAAAGCAAAAGCAAATTATGAAGTATATACAGATGGAGCGCAACTTTTAAAAAGACTTGAAGAGTTAGATCCTGAAGATATTGGTCTAGTTATTACTGATATTGAGATGCCAGCAGCTGATGGTTTCCAAGTTGCTTCATTTATAAAAGGAAATGATGAATATTGTAATATTCCAATAGTAGTTAATTCATCTATGACTACAGATGCTGTTAAAAATAAAATGCTTCAAATAGGTGTTGAAGGTTTTATAGGTAAAACTGATATTCAAGCTTTATATCAAGCTGTAAAACAGTATCTTAGATAA
- a CDS encoding UDP-2,3-diacylglucosamine diphosphatase — protein MYLNIKRDAIFVADSHYNEKRLEFRIFLEKLQSGEVKCSQLFLMGDIFDFIAGEIDFFIKQNQDIIDKINELSNNLEVVYLEGNHDFNLKKLFPKVLIIERKKQPVFAKYGEKSVKIAHGDIFTPWHYNLYCSIIRNHYLLKILNFLDFNYLISKKVYYTLIEKNICRKMEDFNSFAKNRVKNYNSDIIIEGHYHEGKSYEHDKKLYVNIPSLCCDKKYFRLADRFIGENL, from the coding sequence ATGTACCTTAATATAAAAAGAGATGCTATTTTTGTAGCAGATTCACATTACAATGAAAAAAGATTGGAGTTTCGAATCTTTTTAGAGAAGTTGCAAAGTGGTGAAGTGAAGTGTTCTCAACTTTTTTTGATGGGAGATATTTTTGATTTTATTGCTGGGGAGATTGATTTTTTCATTAAACAAAATCAAGATATTATTGATAAAATAAATGAGCTTTCAAATAATCTTGAAGTTGTTTATTTAGAGGGGAATCACGATTTTAATTTAAAAAAACTTTTTCCAAAAGTTTTAATAATTGAGAGAAAAAAGCAACCAGTATTTGCAAAATATGGAGAGAAAAGTGTAAAGATTGCCCATGGAGATATTTTTACTCCTTGGCATTATAATCTCTATTGTTCCATTATTAGAAATCACTATTTATTAAAAATTTTAAATTTTTTAGATTTTAATTATTTAATTTCAAAAAAAGTATATTATACTTTAATAGAAAAAAATATTTGTCGCAAAATGGAGGATTTTAACTCCTTTGCCAAGAATAGGGTGAAAAATTATAATTCGGATATTATCATAGAAGGACACTACCATGAAGGTAAAAGTTATGAACATGATAAAAAGCTCTATGTAAATATTCCATCACTTTGTTGTGATAAAAAATATTTTAGACTTGCAGATAGGTTTATTGGGGAGAATTTATGA
- the argH gene encoding argininosuccinate lyase gives MPNQNNQILKNTNAQILDEFNASIMFDKELYAQDIRGSIAHSQMLCKQGILTKEEQEAIENGLLQVKDEIESGKFEFSLAFEDIHMAVESRLTEIVGEPGKRLHTARSRNDQVATDFRLYVQDKNESIKEQLKELISVFIDVANKHTTTLIPGMTHLQHAQPLNFGYHMLAYANMFKRDYERFESSYERNNYSPLGSAALAGTPHNIDRFLTSQTLGFISPTANAMDSVSDRDFALEILFNISTSMMHVSRIAEELILWSSYEFQFVRMSDEYATTSSIMPQKKNPDVPELLRGKTGRVYGNLISLFTVMKGLPLAYNKDTQEDKEGVFDSVKTIEISLKILTEVIKTMIVNVDKMEAACKIGHLSATDLADFLVQKQNMPFRTAYYITKDVVSKANSLNKDISELSLDEIRSANDELKDISEDIVMYLDLRNSMNARNSFGGTSTIQTVEQIKVFEQWLKKA, from the coding sequence ATGCCAAATCAAAATAATCAAATATTAAAAAATACAAATGCACAAATATTAGATGAGTTTAATGCTTCAATTATGTTTGATAAAGAGTTATATGCTCAAGATATTAGAGGTTCTATTGCTCACTCACAAATGTTATGTAAACAGGGAATCTTAACTAAAGAAGAACAAGAGGCGATAGAAAATGGTCTTTTACAAGTAAAAGATGAGATAGAGAGTGGAAAATTTGAGTTTTCATTAGCTTTTGAAGATATTCATATGGCTGTTGAGAGTAGATTAACTGAGATTGTTGGAGAACCGGGGAAAAGACTTCATACAGCAAGAAGTAGAAATGACCAAGTTGCAACAGATTTTAGACTCTATGTACAAGATAAAAATGAGAGCATAAAAGAACAATTAAAAGAGTTAATTTCTGTTTTTATTGATGTTGCAAATAAACATACAACTACACTAATTCCTGGAATGACTCATTTACAACATGCACAACCACTAAACTTCGGTTATCATATGCTTGCATATGCAAATATGTTTAAAAGGGATTATGAGAGATTTGAGAGTTCTTATGAAAGAAATAACTATTCTCCTCTTGGTAGTGCAGCACTAGCAGGAACTCCCCATAATATTGATAGATTTTTAACAAGTCAAACTCTAGGATTTATCTCTCCAACAGCAAATGCAATGGATAGTGTAAGTGATAGAGATTTTGCTTTAGAGATACTTTTTAATATTTCAACTTCTATGATGCATGTAAGTAGAATAGCTGAAGAGCTTATTTTATGGTCTTCATATGAGTTCCAATTTGTAAGAATGAGTGATGAATATGCAACAACAAGTTCTATTATGCCTCAAAAGAAAAATCCAGACGTCCCTGAACTCTTAAGAGGAAAAACAGGAAGAGTTTATGGAAATCTTATCTCACTATTTACAGTAATGAAAGGACTTCCTTTAGCATATAACAAAGATACACAAGAGGATAAAGAGGGTGTTTTTGATTCTGTTAAAACCATTGAAATCTCACTTAAAATTTTAACTGAAGTAATTAAAACAATGATAGTTAATGTAGATAAAATGGAAGCAGCTTGTAAAATTGGGCACTTAAGTGCTACAGACTTGGCCGATTTTTTAGTACAAAAACAGAATATGCCTTTTAGAACAGCTTACTATATTACAAAAGATGTTGTTAGCAAAGCTAACTCTTTAAACAAAGATATTAGTGAATTAAGTTTAGATGAGATTAGAAGTGCAAATGATGAGTTAAAAGATATTAGTGAAGATATTGTTATGTATCTTGATTTAAGAAACTCAATGAATGCAAGAAACTCTTTTGGTGGAACTTCAACAATTCAAACCGTTGAACAAATTAAAGTGTTTGAGCAGTGGCTTAAAAAAGCCTAA
- the greA gene encoding transcription elongation factor GreA codes for MDKEPMTRVGYEKITKELELLKSRERPDTVIALDEARQLGDLKENAEYHAAKDKLALIDAQIAELGSIISKAIIIDPESLPHNKVSFGSTVELLDVDTEEEFTYAIVGGVESNADKGMISFNSPLAKQLLGKEEGDEITAKLPGGERTYEILSVTYKELKL; via the coding sequence ATGGATAAAGAGCCAATGACACGTGTCGGGTATGAAAAAATAACAAAAGAGTTAGAACTATTAAAAAGTAGAGAAAGACCTGATACAGTAATTGCATTAGATGAAGCTAGACAATTAGGTGATTTAAAAGAGAATGCAGAGTACCATGCTGCAAAAGATAAATTAGCTTTAATTGATGCACAAATAGCGGAACTTGGTTCAATTATTTCAAAGGCTATAATTATAGATCCTGAAAGTTTGCCTCACAATAAAGTTAGTTTTGGCTCAACTGTTGAGTTACTTGATGTTGATACAGAAGAGGAGTTTACCTATGCAATTGTTGGTGGAGTTGAGTCAAATGCAGATAAAGGAATGATATCTTTCAACTCTCCTTTAGCAAAACAACTATTAGGTAAAGAGGAAGGTGATGAGATAACTGCAAAACTTCCTGGTGGAGAGAGAACATATGAGATTTTAAGTGTTACATATAAGGAGCTTAAATTATAA
- the argC gene encoding N-acetyl-gamma-glutamyl-phosphate reductase produces MNVAIIGASGYTGLELIKILINHPKFDITYIANSSGEETLEELHPCLKDVLNVKVQKADAKEISKVADLAFLALPHKTSMAFAKELLELGVKVVDLSADYRLELETYEKHYCPHEDKEHINEAVYGLPEYYKKELKEAKLVANPGCYPTASLLALLPFVDFIEEKTPIFIDAKSGVSGAGKKLSETSHFVHLNENIHAYNPFKHRHMPEIQEKVKLVKSKEFQINFVPHLLPITRGMLVSVYATLKDEIDVEKILEESYKNSKFVRIRKTPVDIKSTAGTNFCDIFVARNGKALFVNSSIDNLLRGASSQAVVNANLMCGFEEDEGIPKIAYVP; encoded by the coding sequence ATGAATGTAGCAATTATTGGAGCTAGTGGATATACTGGTCTTGAATTAATTAAAATATTAATAAACCATCCAAAATTTGATATTACTTATATAGCAAACTCAAGTGGAGAAGAGACTCTTGAAGAGTTGCACCCTTGCTTAAAAGATGTATTAAATGTAAAGGTGCAAAAAGCAGATGCAAAAGAGATTAGCAAAGTGGCAGATTTGGCATTTTTGGCGCTACCTCATAAGACTTCAATGGCTTTTGCAAAAGAGCTTTTAGAGCTTGGTGTAAAAGTTGTTGACTTAAGTGCTGATTATAGACTTGAACTTGAAACTTATGAAAAACACTATTGTCCCCATGAAGATAAAGAACATATAAATGAGGCAGTATATGGTCTTCCAGAATACTATAAAAAAGAGTTAAAAGAGGCAAAGCTAGTTGCAAATCCAGGTTGTTATCCTACAGCTTCACTATTGGCACTTCTTCCTTTTGTAGATTTTATAGAAGAGAAAACACCAATTTTTATAGATGCAAAATCAGGAGTTAGTGGTGCTGGGAAAAAATTAAGTGAAACTTCGCATTTTGTTCATTTAAATGAGAATATTCATGCATATAATCCTTTTAAACATAGACATATGCCAGAGATTCAAGAGAAAGTAAAATTAGTAAAATCAAAAGAGTTTCAAATAAATTTTGTACCCCACTTGTTACCTATAACAAGAGGAATGTTAGTGTCTGTTTATGCAACACTAAAAGATGAAATTGATGTTGAAAAAATTCTTGAAGAGAGTTACAAAAATTCAAAATTTGTTAGAATTAGAAAAACTCCAGTTGATATAAAATCAACAGCAGGGACAAATTTTTGTGATATTTTTGTAGCAAGAAATGGTAAAGCACTATTTGTAAACTCATCAATAGATAATCTATTAAGAGGGGCTTCATCTCAAGCAGTTGTAAATGCAAACTTAATGTGTGGCTTTGAAGAAGATGAAGGGATTCCAAAAATAGCATATGTACCTTAA
- the nth gene encoding endonuclease III: MPKLKKATKEDIEIIKEAFLENFNNAVTELNYRNDYELLIAIILSAQCTDKRVNIITPVLFEKYPSVFELADASLDDVKELLKSCSFFNNKSKNIIKMAQSVIANYNGEIPHNQKELQKLAGVGNKTANVFMIEFEGANLMAVDTHVFRVSHRLGLSYEKTVEKTEAELVKKLKDDLHIFHQAMVLFGRYTCKALNPECDKCLFPQVCKTKSSFKPA; this comes from the coding sequence TTGCCAAAATTAAAAAAAGCTACAAAAGAGGATATTGAGATTATAAAAGAGGCATTTTTGGAAAATTTCAATAATGCAGTTACAGAGCTAAACTATAGAAATGATTATGAACTATTAATTGCCATTATTTTATCAGCCCAATGTACAGATAAAAGAGTAAATATTATAACTCCAGTACTTTTTGAGAAATATCCTTCTGTTTTTGAGCTTGCTGACGCTTCTTTGGATGATGTAAAAGAGCTTTTAAAGAGCTGCTCTTTTTTTAACAATAAATCAAAAAATATAATAAAGATGGCGCAAAGTGTAATTGCAAACTACAATGGAGAGATTCCTCACAATCAAAAAGAGCTCCAAAAATTAGCAGGGGTTGGAAACAAAACAGCAAATGTTTTTATGATTGAGTTTGAAGGTGCAAATTTAATGGCTGTAGATACCCATGTTTTCAGAGTTTCTCATAGATTGGGACTCTCTTATGAAAAAACAGTAGAAAAAACTGAAGCAGAACTTGTTAAGAAATTAAAAGATGATTTGCATATTTTTCATCAAGCAATGGTTCTTTTTGGAAGATATACCTGTAAGGCATTAAATCCTGAGTGTGATAAATGCCTTTTTCCACAAGTATGTAAAACAAAAAGCTCTTTTAAACCTGCATAA
- the ppk2 gene encoding polyphosphate kinase 2 gives MKIDKLYEKEIEDILDYNEFIKTIKADPSEEFLKDLHKKYEYRSQEEALRTLQVELIKLQDHLEKYNEKMIILVEGRDASGKGGAIRRITRYMNEKHYRVVALGKPSDVERSQWYFQRYIEQFPKGGEIVIFDRSWYNRSMVEPVFGFCSEEEYEIFMKTVPRFEENFVENGIHFLKIYFSVSKEEQAKRFEEREENPLKQWKLSEIDLQMQERWEEFTQKKYRMLKETNTEISPWTIIRSDDKFIARYNAIKTILNKVDYEGRDTRIDFTVDPNIVISADKELQIMAETAKLREMRKNI, from the coding sequence ATGAAAATTGATAAATTGTATGAAAAAGAGATTGAAGATATATTGGATTATAACGAGTTTATAAAAACAATAAAAGCAGATCCTTCAGAAGAGTTTTTAAAAGATTTACATAAAAAGTACGAATATAGATCGCAAGAAGAGGCTTTAAGAACTCTTCAAGTTGAGCTTATAAAACTACAAGATCATCTAGAAAAATATAATGAAAAAATGATAATCTTAGTTGAAGGTAGAGATGCTTCAGGTAAAGGTGGAGCAATAAGAAGAATAACTAGATACATGAATGAAAAACATTATAGAGTTGTTGCTTTAGGTAAACCCTCTGATGTTGAAAGAAGTCAATGGTATTTTCAAAGATATATTGAACAATTCCCAAAAGGTGGTGAAATAGTTATTTTTGATAGAAGCTGGTACAACAGATCAATGGTTGAACCTGTTTTTGGTTTTTGTAGTGAAGAAGAGTATGAAATCTTTATGAAAACTGTTCCTAGATTTGAAGAAAATTTTGTAGAAAATGGAATTCACTTTTTGAAAATCTATTTTTCTGTATCAAAAGAGGAACAAGCAAAAAGATTTGAAGAGAGAGAAGAGAATCCATTGAAACAGTGGAAACTTAGTGAAATTGACCTTCAAATGCAAGAGAGATGGGAAGAGTTTACTCAGAAAAAATATAGAATGTTAAAAGAGACAAATACAGAGATATCTCCTTGGACAATTATTAGAAGTGATGATAAATTTATTGCAAGATACAATGCAATAAAAACTATATTAAATAAAGTAGATTATGAAGGAAGAGATACAAGAATAGATTTTACAGTTGACCCAAATATAGTTATTTCAGCTGATAAAGAGTTACAAATAATGGCAGAAACAGCAAAATTAAGGGAAATGAGAAAAAACATATAA
- the uvrB gene encoding excinuclease ABC subunit UvrB, translating into MSNFKVNSEYKPSGDQPQAIKAISDSILSGNKYTTLEGVTGSGKTYTMAKVIEKTQMPTLIMTHNKTLAAQLYSEFRQFFPNNHVEYFISYYDYYQPEAYIPRTDLFIEKDSSINSELERLRLSATASLLSFDDVIVIASVSANYGLGNPEEYKAMVQRIEVGFEYSQKQFLLKLVEMGYKRNDNFFDRADFRVNGDVIDIFPAYFEDEYIRVEFFGDEVESITKHEYLTNEKVKELDEAIIYSVNPFVVTSENLGRAVKEIEEELDERLDFFQKEEKLVEYQRLKQRVEFDLEMIEGTGMCKGIENYARHLTGLKPGETPYSLMNYFEQMGKDFLLIVDESHVSLPQFRGMYAADRSRKEVLVEYGFRLPSALDNRPLKFEEFIKKAPKYLFVSATPAEYELEQSSVVAKQIIRPTGLLDPIIEIMDSQFQVEKLHDEIKKVIAKNQRVLVTVLTKKMAEELSSYYSDLGIKVKYMHSDIDAIERNQIIRELRLGEFDVLVGINLLREGLDIPETSLVAILDADKEGFLRSRTSLVQTMGRAARNENGRVILFAKKITDSMQYAIDLTNKRREIQEAFNKEHGITPKTTKRALDENLKLEEYDDTAWKREKMNKIPATERKKILVELNKKMQKAAKDLNFEEAIRLRDQIEKIKKA; encoded by the coding sequence ATGAGTAATTTTAAAGTAAATAGTGAATATAAACCTTCAGGGGATCAACCCCAAGCAATTAAAGCAATAAGTGACTCCATCTTAAGTGGCAATAAATATACAACTTTAGAGGGAGTTACTGGTTCAGGTAAGACTTATACTATGGCAAAAGTGATAGAAAAAACACAGATGCCAACTCTTATCATGACCCATAATAAAACTTTAGCAGCACAGCTTTATAGTGAATTTAGACAATTTTTCCCAAACAATCATGTTGAGTATTTTATCTCATACTATGATTACTATCAACCAGAAGCCTATATTCCAAGAACTGACCTTTTTATAGAAAAAGACTCCTCTATAAACTCTGAACTTGAAAGGCTAAGATTATCTGCAACAGCTTCACTTCTTAGTTTTGATGATGTAATTGTAATTGCTTCAGTTTCAGCAAACTATGGTTTAGGAAACCCTGAAGAGTATAAAGCAATGGTTCAAAGAATTGAGGTTGGTTTTGAATATTCTCAAAAGCAGTTTTTACTAAAACTTGTGGAGATGGGATATAAAAGAAATGACAATTTTTTTGACAGAGCAGATTTTAGAGTAAATGGGGATGTTATTGATATTTTTCCTGCTTACTTTGAAGATGAGTATATTAGAGTTGAGTTTTTTGGTGATGAAGTTGAATCTATAACCAAACATGAGTATTTGACAAATGAAAAAGTAAAAGAGCTTGATGAAGCAATTATTTACTCTGTAAATCCTTTTGTTGTTACAAGTGAAAATTTAGGAAGGGCAGTAAAAGAGATTGAAGAGGAGCTTGATGAGAGACTTGATTTTTTCCAAAAAGAGGAGAAATTAGTTGAGTATCAAAGATTAAAACAGAGAGTTGAGTTTGATCTGGAGATGATTGAAGGTACTGGTATGTGTAAAGGGATAGAGAACTATGCACGACACTTAACAGGACTTAAACCAGGTGAGACTCCATACTCACTTATGAACTATTTTGAACAAATGGGTAAAGATTTTCTTTTAATAGTTGATGAATCACATGTATCTCTGCCTCAATTTAGAGGAATGTATGCAGCAGATAGAAGTAGAAAAGAGGTTTTAGTAGAGTATGGTTTTAGACTTCCAAGTGCTTTAGATAACAGACCTTTAAAATTTGAAGAGTTTATAAAAAAAGCACCAAAATATCTTTTTGTTAGTGCAACTCCTGCTGAGTATGAGTTAGAACAAAGTTCAGTAGTAGCTAAACAAATAATAAGACCAACAGGATTGCTTGATCCAATTATTGAGATAATGGATAGCCAATTCCAAGTTGAAAAACTGCATGATGAAATAAAAAAAGTGATAGCAAAAAATCAAAGAGTTTTAGTAACGGTATTAACTAAAAAAATGGCAGAAGAGTTAAGCTCTTATTACTCTGATTTGGGAATAAAAGTTAAATATATGCACAGTGATATTGATGCAATTGAGAGAAATCAGATAATTCGAGAACTAAGACTTGGAGAGTTTGATGTTTTAGTTGGAATAAACCTTTTAAGAGAGGGACTAGATATTCCAGAAACTTCACTTGTTGCAATACTTGATGCAGACAAAGAAGGATTTTTAAGAAGTAGAACCTCTTTGGTTCAAACTATGGGAAGAGCCGCAAGAAATGAAAATGGTAGAGTAATCCTTTTTGCTAAAAAGATTACAGACTCTATGCAATATGCAATTGATTTAACAAATAAAAGACGTGAAATTCAAGAGGCTTTTAATAAAGAGCATGGAATAACTCCAAAAACAACAAAAAGAGCATTAGATGAGAATCTAAAACTTGAAGAGTATGATGATACAGCTTGGAAAAGAGAAAAAATGAATAAAATTCCAGCAACAGAGAGAAAGAAAATTTTAGTTGAATTAAATAAAAAGATGCAAAAAGCTGCAAAAGATTTGAACTTTGAAGAGGCTATTAGATTAAGAGATCAAATAGAGAAAATTAAAAAGGCTTAA